From the genome of Vitis riparia cultivar Riparia Gloire de Montpellier isolate 1030 chromosome 2, EGFV_Vit.rip_1.0, whole genome shotgun sequence:
GGGTTGCTTCCTGAGTAAGTTACTTTTTAGCTTATACAAGAAGgtttcatattaaattaaatttctatttaccAATATTATCTTTTGAAATTATGATTAAAGCTTGTGTTTCCTCTCTAGCATCCAATTAATTGGGgtggaaaactcccacttttggtttttaggatatttttctttggttaaaattttaaaataaatacatcaaaattaaatttatttttaataaaaacacaaattagaaattaaagGGCTATTTGGTAATCATATGAACATagttttctattcaataaaaaaaataagaaaacatatttgacaatcaaaaataaaaaacagttttccattattggaaacaaaaaaaaaatggtgttttcacataacatattttaattgtttttcattgttttaattacacaaatatggagaatgattaaaaataaagcactatatgtaaaaatattcttaaaacatatttaaaaatatagaaaaatgtaTTAGAAAAACTTTACATTTCgaaacaaatatttgttttacaaaatattaaagaacgGTTATTAAAAGTAGTTACCTGAGTATCCAAGTTGGGTTAACCAACCAAATAAGAAATAAGGGAGGTAGTTTTTGAGAACTACCAAAAACGTTCTAGACACCACCTCAATAAAAGGAGAATTCTCTCTTTCACTTTTACTTttctctaagaaaaaaaaacagactaGAAGAATTTCGGAAgaaaagttcttaaaaaaaaaagtgaaagggTTTATGTTATGAAATGATTCTCAATTTTAGTGTGGTTTCATTCACAGCTTAAAAGCGAAAAATTAAGGAtgaaacaactattttttagatttgGGCAATTCAAAAAGGCaatcataagtttttttataaaagctatttttttaaattattttaaaaaacagttaccaccACAAGCCTAAAACCACACtaaatatataaagtaaaatCCAACATAAGATTATGGTCCAGTCAAGTTATGGAATCAATGCTATGGAAAGACAAACATAAGCATCTTGTAAAAAAAGCTTCCCAAACAAGAATGGTGTCCATGAAACATAATTTAGTGTTaatataaagcaaaaaaaaaaaaaaaatgaaaaacattcaAAGATTCAGATTTGGGACAAGTTGATTTAAATTTGGACCTTAAAAAATCCCATATTAAGCCACTAAGTACGATTGAATACAAATGGAGTGGAATCGAATCAttgcatttttcctttttttaactTTCACAAGTTGATGATGATGGACTCAATATTATCCATTAAACCCATAGTATTTCATTAAATCAACACAAGAATCGAAAGAaaggagatgaagaagaagaatattcTAATGGGGCACTTGCatttagtaataataaaatgtgTCGAAAACTTTATGAAAGATTAGTGAGATTGGATTTGCTTTAAGGATATCTaaggttttaaaataatgtgaaaCGAGGTTAGTTGATTACGTTGCCTTCCACGATTATATGCTTCTTTTGAATTTATGTCGTCTTCAAAGGCATATGCATAGATTTAGGCATCGTGTTTCTTCTttaaagatttatatatatatttatgtatgaCCATACGAATGTGATATCACACATGAAAAGCTTCAATTATATGGTAATTTTGGTTCTATGtagaaaatatttacaaatttgatttttatatgttttaaaaataacttttatatatagtgtttttcatatttatataattaactttttaaaataatcatcgggaaataagtaataataattaaaatatgttatttaaaaacagtcaatttatatttttaaaaatagaaaactattttcgatTTTTCTGGTTGTCGGACctatttttcaacattttttgttttgaaaaaatagaaaactattttgaaaaatagttaccaaacaagatTTTGATacgtgaaaataataattaaatgtcaaaactaaaaatatcattaagtttaattttaatattaattaataataaattttaatcattatgGTTGGCTTTTTTAAGCATCTTAATTGGTGATTGATTAGAAGTGTAGAAAGATGTGATCTGATcaatttttgaagaataaagATGTGATTAGAttgatttttgaagaaaaatttagtTGAAttaacatgattgatttatgcttaaataaaaactaaaccaaCCCAAATTTGTTTGAAATCAGTTTAGTTTGATTTATATAATGATTAGATGAAAGTTATTTTAGGTATTGAATCGGACttgtttttaaaaccaattCTGAGTTTgaagtttaaatattatttgaaatttctaacccaaaatataatgaatgcatttagaaatttatttgattaaatcaATCACTCAACTAAAGTAtacaatatttattattcttattattatattttcttaaaaaatcaaataattataaaaatggatttgtcatgataataatttttatttttaattttaattgtctAAATAcattgattgaaaaataaaataaggttaTATCTAACTCtcaaaaagtattaaagaaaaaaaattttaaaaatatatttttttttcatatttattcaaacaatagaaaatattagaaaaataaaatacaattaaaattagttaaaattttatatatttttaaattatttaatctttatattaagagttaaaataagtcaaataaatttaaaatattatataaaaataatttataaattaaatttcttttcttcattctttttgtccttcaatttttttttctattttctttctcttgtagtttttttttttaaatttttggaaaccaaacaaaacctacatttcacatttttattCTCTCATAATGAATACAATATAAgggatttttttattcctttttataggatttttcttttttatttccagTTTTTTGGGATATCTAACGGATTTAAGTgggaaaaaaagcaaaaaaaaaaaaatatatatatatatatatatatatatatatatatatatatatatatatatatatatatatatatatatatatatatatatattttaaattatttattatatttaatttttcttgatatGTTCAATTTGCCATGATTCGGAATGTTtctattctttctttctatcaaaTTAATTTCAGATTGTTGACTTCGCAGGTCAAAGGGCTTGTTGGGATTTTCAACATGACCCCACTTTAGAATGATGTATTGATGTTCATGGGGTTTTGCAATCgtgaagaagaaaagaggaCATTTTGGGAAATAAAAAAGTAACGCGGGAGTGCCACGATTCCAGCAAGACCCTGAGTGGGCGAGCATAATACCCTTGGACTTGACACGCGTCAAGCAGGCAGGGAGGGTCCACGGACGCAATGACCACTCAGCCCAAAGGGCTTAGTGTCTATACGTCGAAGGTCCATTACTCCATGCGGGGCCTTCATGCAGGACACGATACCCTCCCCATCACCCTCCTTCATCAGTCACACCCTGATATCTATTCCCTCTGTCTCCTCTCCTCCCACTCTCACCTCCGCCTCGTGAAGGGCACACGAACGTCACCCTTTTCTCATGACCGCAAGTTTGTAACATGGCGTTTTATTGTGGGCCCTCTTCTTGAGAAAGGTTTCCCACCACGCTacctgttttgttttttttgttttaaacaaGAAGAATCCACTTTTCAATAactatttcattaaaaataatttaataaatataaaattccaattaaactaaaaaaaaatatatatatatatatataagaatttttaaataaattttatttttttaataaacaattaaACATTTGATTAAATTCAACATGACTTCAAGTCACTTcttcataatttatatttttatttcggACATAACTAATATATCATTTAAACAATCCAAACCTTGTAAATACATATAAGATTGAATCGATTCatattacaaatttttatatcaacTCTTCTAAGgataatataagaaaaaaacaaatatgaatcATAGAATCTCACCTCGAAGTCAATTTTTAGACATGCGGAATATGGATTTGTTTATTGGGAATGTGGTGTAAGATTTAAtgcaaattgaaattttttatgatggGAAATGGTGAGAGGATTGAAATGTGGATAAAAAGTATGAAGTGGtaagtttttttaatgataaatatcattaattttaCCTCATGTCATCGTCAGACAGTATATCACAGGTGATTAGAAAtatgataatgattaaaaaatgataaagggcACTGAATCGTGGGCCATAATATTTTTATCGGCCAAAAATTAGTCTTGGGTACGTGAGTTATTGCTCAACAGCTCTGATGATGTTGGAAACCTGATCACGCGCTTTGAGGGAGCGCGTGGGAATATCTGGATTTCCGTTATGTTTTATTGGCGGCGCACACTGATATTTCTATAACTTCCACTCTTTTTTTCCGTTATACGGTCGTGCCGCCCCTGTTTAACGGTTACcttttttaattccattaaaGCCCTTATTCACTCTATATATGGGTCTATATAAAGGGTCTCTTCTTCATAGTAGTACccaaaaaaggaaatagaaataCAACTGGGTTTGGTTGAGTTCCGCCATGGGAACACAGGTTGAGAGCTTGTGGGTTTTGGCTCTTGCTGCCAAATGCAGAGCTTTCTCTTCTGAAACTGTCCTCGTTTTTGGGTTTGCGCTGTGTTTGGTTTGGTTTGCTGTGGTTTTGTCCCACTGGGCTTACCCGGGAGGCCAAGCTTGGGGGAGGTACTGGAGCAAGAGAGGAAGTAAAGCTGAGGCCATCATCCCAGGGCCGCGAGGGTTTCCAGTGGTGGGGAGCATGAGTCTCATGGTGAACCTCGCTCATCACAACCTCGCGGCTGCTGCCGAGCGGCTAGGAGCGATGAGGCTCATGGCGTTCAGCCTTGGCGAGACTCGAGCCATCGTTACGAGCAACCCAGACGTGGCGAAAGAGATTTTGAACAGCTCGGCGTTTGCGGATCGGCCAGTGAAGGAGTGTGCGTACAGTCTGATGTTCAACCGCGCAATTGGATTCGCTCCCTATGGAGTTTACTGGCGAACCCTGCGGAGAATTGCCGCCACCCATCTCTTCTCTCCCAAACAAATCACTGCCTCGGAGACTCAGAGGTCCGAAATCGCTGCCCAGATGGTGTCACTCGTTGGCAGCTGTATTGGAGACATCCGCGTCCGCGATATTCTGAAGCGAGCTTCGCTTCACCACATGATGTCCTCCGTATTCGGACGCAAATACCAACTGGGTTCCTCAAATTCCGAAACGGATGAACTTAGTAGACTCGTCGAAGAAGGCTACGATCTCCTTGGCAAGCTCAACTGGTCCGACCACCTCCCTTGGCTTGCAGGGCTCGACCCTCAGAAAATCCGATTCAGATGCTCCAAACTCGTCCCCAGAGTGAATCGGTTCGTGAACCGGATCATCACTGAACATAGAGCTCAGCCCGGCCCAACAACCCGAGATTTCGTTGATGTCCTACTCTCCCTTCAACAACCCGATAAGTTGTTGGATTCCGATATAATCGCCGTCTTATGggtaataacaataacaattaaaatatattaagttttttttttgttcatcatttctgaaattatttaatttgttttttaataggaGATGATATTTCGGGGAACGGATACGGTGGCAGTTTTGATAGAGTGGATACTCGCAAGGATGGTACTCCACCCTGAGTGCCAATCAAGGGTCCACGATGAGCTGGATAGGGTGGTCGGAAAGTCACGGCCGGTGAAGGAATCCGACATTCCG
Proteins encoded in this window:
- the LOC117927392 gene encoding cytochrome P450 78A3-like; translated protein: MGTQVESLWVLALAAKCRAFSSETVLVFGFALCLVWFAVVLSHWAYPGGQAWGRYWSKRGSKAEAIIPGPRGFPVVGSMSLMVNLAHHNLAAAAERLGAMRLMAFSLGETRAIVTSNPDVAKEILNSSAFADRPVKECAYSLMFNRAIGFAPYGVYWRTLRRIAATHLFSPKQITASETQRSEIAAQMVSLVGSCIGDIRVRDILKRASLHHMMSSVFGRKYQLGSSNSETDELSRLVEEGYDLLGKLNWSDHLPWLAGLDPQKIRFRCSKLVPRVNRFVNRIITEHRAQPGPTTRDFVDVLLSLQQPDKLLDSDIIAVLWEMIFRGTDTVAVLIEWILARMVLHPECQSRVHDELDRVVGKSRPVKESDIPAMVYLAAVVKEVLRLHPPGPLLSWARLSITDTTVDGYHVPAGSTAMVNMWAITRDPRVWSDPLDFTPDRFVTTPADVEFSLFGSDLRLAPFGSGRRTCPGKTLGLTTATFWVASLLHEFEWLPSDPNPVDLSEVLRLSCEMAHPLTVRVRPRRI